ACCTGATCGAGAGCGCGCGCCGGGGCGAGCCGGCCGCCGAACGTGCGCTCTACGAGCAGCACGTCGGAAGGGTGTACCGCATGGCCCACCGCATGACGGGCGACGCAGCACTGGCCGAGGACGTGACGCAGGACACCTTCGTGCGGGCGTTCGGACGGCTGGATGAGTTCGAATTCCGGTCGCAGTTCTCGACCTGGTTGCATGCGATCACGACGAACGTCGCGCTGAACGTGTTGCGCACACACCGGCGCACCCGGGATCACGAGCAGCCGACCGAGGAGCTGGGTCGGCTCCCCGTCGCCACGCACGACGGCGACCGCGCGCTGCGGATCGCGTTGCACCGGGCGATCGACACCTTGAACGACGACATGCGCGCGACCTTCGTGCTGCACGACCTCGAGGGCTAC
The Candidatus Krumholzibacteriia bacterium genome window above contains:
- a CDS encoding sigma-70 family RNA polymerase sigma factor — encoded protein: MDERHLIESARRGEPAAERALYEQHVGRVYRMAHRMTGDAALAEDVTQDTFVRAFGRLDEFEFRSQFSTWLHAITTNVALNVLRTHRRTRDHEQPTEELGRLPVATHDGDRALRIALHRAIDTLNDDMRATFVLHDLEGYTHTEVAEMLGVEEGTSKARLSRARAKLRAVLADEDTRASRAGHAGRAGDER